The Henckelia pumila isolate YLH828 chromosome 2, ASM3356847v2, whole genome shotgun sequence genome includes a window with the following:
- the LOC140877696 gene encoding uncharacterized protein has protein sequence MLARDIERRQINPPKKFGHADLVYYALNIAEQVELNEPTSYNVVVSSNQCREWTQEMIEEISALDKNNTWKLKDRPKDHMVIKCKWIFKEKETNQKQKKVRFKARLVAKAHLDLELERLDVTTAFLHGELEETIYMDQPKGFIEPKNRNMCDIQVNGNSRSWILRYLRGSSSLGLMFKAQGNQTHPIVVYVDSDYGGNLDTRKSMTRMFFMVFGTKVSWKAIQQPVVALSNTESEYISLTEGIKEAMWIKCIMKEFDIEQKQVERIKMRAILIQLGLLGALEGEEALTRDDKDTVQIMLKA, from the exons ATGCTGGCCAGGGACATAGAAAGAAGACAGATAAATCCACCAAAGAAATTTGGACATGCTGATCTAGTCTATTATGCACTTAATATAGCAGAGCAAGTGGAGCTCAATGAACCAACATCATATAATGTGGTTGTTTCATCTAATCAGTGCAGAGAGTGGACACAAGAAATGATAGAAGAGATCAGTGCTCTAGACAAGAATAATACTTGGAAATTGAAAGATAGACCAAAAGACCACATGgtaataaaatgtaaatggaTCTTCAAAGAGAAGGAGACAAATCAAAAGCAAAAGAAGGTGAGATTCAAGGCACGTTTGGTGGCAAAGG CACACCTGGACTTAGAACTTGAACGGCTTGATGTCACCACTGCTTTCCTTCATGGTGAACTGGAAGAGACTATCTACATGGATCAACCTAAGGGCTTCATTGAACCAAAGAACAGGAACATG TGTGATATCCAGGTTAATGGAAATTCCAGGTCATGGATCCTAAGGTATTTGAGGGGAAGCTCAAGTCTTGGACTAATGTTTAAAGCTCAAGGAAACCAAACTCATCCAATTGTTGTTTATGTTGACTCAGACTATGGTGGAAATTTAGACACAAGGAAGTCAATGACTAGAATGTTTTTCATGGTGTTTGGGACAAAAGTGAGTTGGAAAGCAATTCAACAACCAGTGGTGGCTCTGTCCAACACCGAGTCCGAATACATTTCTCTTACAGAAGGTATTAAAGAAGCCATGTGGATCAAATGCATAATGAAAGAGTTTGACATTGAACAAAAACAAGTTGAG AGAATCAAGATGCGTGCTATCTTGATTCAACTAGGACTTCTTGGAGCCCTGGAAGGTGAAGAAGCTTTGACAAGGGATGACAAGGACACAGTTCAGATCATGTTGAAGGCTTAG